In the genome of Piliocolobus tephrosceles isolate RC106 chromosome 20, ASM277652v3, whole genome shotgun sequence, the window GCAGTGCAAGACTACTGACTTTCCAGGATACCACACAGCTGGGCAAAAACATGGGAAAAGAACAAGTTACACTGTTACAAAACTGTCTCTTTTTGCTGAGCTTCACTTGTTATTCTTAATAAAACACTCCTTGAATTGTTGTAAGCCTTGGGTTGAAttccttttaaatttgtataaatttaaggggtacaagtgcagttttgtggCACTGATACATTGCACAGTGGTGAAGtatgggcttttagtgtaaccaccATCCAAATAATGTACAATGAACTCAGtaagtaatttctcattcctctccttcctcccatccttccatgattctgagtctccagtgtctattagtTCACACTCTGTGTCCATATtacttagctctcacttataagtgagaatatatggtaCTTGACTTTCTGAGTGgtttacttaagataatggcctccggttccatccatgttgctgtaaaagacatgacttcattcttACTTagggctaaatagtattccatatatatattctatatatatatattccatctaCATATTCCATATCTATATAGTCCATACATATTCCATATATCTATATTCTATAtctatattccatatatattccATATCTGTATTCCATAtctatattccatatatattctccatatatattccatatacatATTCCATATATAGATATTCCATATGTATATTCCATATACCTATTCAATATGTATATTCCATATATacattccatatatatatatataaaacattttcattatccagtcctctgctgatggacacttaggttaattacatctctttgctattgtgaacagtgctgcaataatcACATAAGTGCAGGTATCtatttgatataataatttatttcactttgggtaaatacccagtattgagactgctgaatcaaatggtagtgcTATTTTTAGTTCTTCGAGAAaccaccaaattgttttccattgAGCGTATACTAATGTACATTCcctccaacaatgtataagcattcttttttctctgcatcttcacaACATCTtgttattttgttactttttaataataaccattctgactagtgtaagatgatatcttcttgtggttttaatttgcatttttctgatgattagtgatgttgagcattattTCAGATgcttgttggccatctgtatgtcttcttttgaaaaatgtatattcatgtcctttgcccagtttttaaggaaatatttgatttttgttgttggtgaGTTTTTTGCATACACTATAAATTCTGATATCAGTCCTCTGTTGGGgtagagtttgcaaatattttctcccacccttcaggttgtctgtttacttattgattgtttcttttgctgtaaagaagatttttagtttaattaagtcccatttgtctatttttggtctTGTTTCTTGTGCTTATGAGGGATGAACTCTTAGCCTAGACCAATGCCGAGATTTTacttaagttttcttctaggatttttatagtttcgggtcttacatttaaatctgtaatccatcttgagttgacgtTTGTATATGGATAGAGAcagggtccagtttcattattcCAATATGGGCAGCACATatcatagaatatatatatatatatatatcatcgtGTTgcccatatatgtatatatgatggaccactactcagccataaaaaggaatgaattaacagcattttcaATGATCTGGGTGAGATTAGAGATTATgattccaagtgaagtaactcaggaatggaaaattaaacatcgtatgttctcattgatatgtgggagctaacctatgaggacacaaaggaataagaatgatacagtggactttggggacttagggggaagagtgggaggggggtgagggaaaAAGgacaacaaatatggtgcagtgtatactgctcgagtgatgggtgcaccaggttCTCACAAATCTCCACTAAAGAACTTAACTCATACAACCAAATAACACCTGTACCCCAACaacttatagaaaaataaaattaaaaaaataaaggaacaggGAAACTACCTTCATTAGCAGACAATATATATGCAAACATTTCCAAAGCATCAACTAAGAAACCATGGGACCTAACAAACGAAATCACCAGTGTTGCTGAATCCATGATTAAAAGGTAACAATCggttgtatttctatacattgATAATGAAAAATTCGAAATTAAAATTCAGTAAACGATTCTATTTAGAatgtcataaaaaacaaaatgcttagaaatataaattatccaTGACATGTAAGTCTTATACACTAAAGGCTACATTTCCCCAAGAAagtaaagacctaaataaatggatgtGGATCCTGTATTTGTGAAATGGaggacttaatattgttaagatggcatgCTACCCAAAGTGATCATCAAATCACtgcaattctcttttttttttttttttgagacagagtcttgctctgtcgcccaggctgaagtgcattggcacgatctcagctcactgcaacctccgcctcccaggttcaagcgattctcctgtctcagcctcccgagtagctgggattacaggcgcacgctgccatgtccagctaattttttgtattttactagagaaggggtttcaccgtgttgcccaagctggtctcgaacttctgagctcaggcaattcacctgcctcggcctcccaaagtgctaggattacagccactgcgccaggcccaaATCAATGCAATTctcataaaaaaaattttatggctTTCTTGTAGAAATGGAAAAGCGGGTTCTAACATTCATTTGGAATTTCAAGGGATCCCAAATAGCCATACAATCTTGACTAAGAAGAACACagttggaagactcacacttcacaaatactatcttataacccattatttaaACTGATAACAACACTGCTTccataaacaaacaaacgagaaagaaaactaataaagactCTCTACTTTAACTTCATTCCTGCCACTTTTTAACTTATAATTGCTGTGGTTTCTGTCACCCCGTGCACAGAAATGCTCTGTGCCCTATACCTGCAACCGGGAGATGAAGGAGGGGTGGCATCATGATACAAGTGTTTTTCCTACcgcttcagtgcctctttcagtgacaTAAAGTTAAAATCAGccactgtgagtgctcacctgattttttggTTCTTATAAAGGTGCTCTTTCTCTGCAGATACTTGTTAAATTGGCGACCTTGTTGGCAGCGGAGGGGATCATTGGAGCCTTGTATTCCACCATCTTGTTCTGCCACCCTCCTCCCTTAATTTTTGTTCTCTccgaaagactttatttctccttcatttctaaaGGATATCTTTGCTGAGTGTGATGTTCCTggctgacaattttttttcttttggtaatttgAGTATATTATACCATTCTTTCccggcctgtaaggtttctgctgagaaattctgTTAGTCAAATGGGAATTaccttatatgtgacttgacattttatcttgctgcttttaaaaatcttagtcTTTGACTTTTAGCAATGCAATTAAAATGTGCCTTGGAGAGAACCTGTTTAGGTTGAATTATTTAGGGTTCTTATAGCTTCCTGGACCTGGATTTCTATCTCTCTCCCAAGATGCAAGAActtttctgctatttttttaTGCATCTGATGGAAAAGTTGcctcttccaattttatggagtAGATTTCATAAGTGAAAGCTTATTTTTATGACTGGGTCTTTAGGTATTAGTTCATTTGGGTTTGTTGGGTTTTGTTGTAGGTGTATGTAGCAGTATTATTTCCACATAGTTTCTTCACCTATAATCCACACTTGTGCCAATTGAGAGCTTTTCAGCACCGTAGTTGAGAGAGTGTGCTGCTACAGTGGCATGGCTTTACCAGTGCTGTGGTTCCAGTGCTAATTCTCAGGTCAGGGGTGTGTGCATCCACGTGGTAGGTGATTCAACTAAGGTATGACTCAACGGCATTGGGGCCAGAGTGCTGTTATCCTGGCTGGAAGTATGGGCTCATGTTTATTCAGTCAGTGTGCGTGACTACAGGCGAAGGGTGGCCTGTGAAGCTGTTTCTTGGTCTCAGGACATGGAAGTACAGAAGCTCAACTGGTCTGAAGACATGTCTACCAGGGTCAGTCTACCGGGCTTTTTCTCAGGCCCAAGATGTGGGTGTAAGGCTGATTGGATGGCCTATGAGAGGAAGGGGATAAGAGGGGAAAGAGGGCTGTTTCTCAGGCACTTGACACAGCTGAATGGCCGCGTGGCTAGGCTTTGAGCATTTCTGTAAAGGGTGGCCCAAGATGATGTTTTGTAGGCTTAGGGTGCAGGCACGGAGCTTCTTGGTTGTCCTTCAGATGTGACCACCAGAGCAGTCTGTGAGACTGTTTCTCAGACCTGGGACATGACCACATAGCTGCTCAGCTGGCTTGGGTTTGCCCACTAGGGGTGGCCCATGGGCTGTTTCTCAGGTTTGGGAAATGGGCTTTTGGCAGCTGGGCCAGCATGGTGTCATATCCAGCACGGGAGCTTGTGAGTCTGTTTCTCAAGCCCTTGTTGGGAGCACAGGGCCAATGGGCAGGCCACGGATGTGTCTGTGGAGGGAGAGGGTGTTACAGGGCTATTTCTCAGGTACTCAGTGTGGACATATAGCTACTCTGCTGCCACAGGGGCATATAAGCTGTGTCAAGGTCAGTGGCCTCTCTCCTACTTGgtgaactttaaaatattctactattttttccttgtttttttatcATTTGATATTTTCCCAATCATGATACCACATCTAAGATGTATGCAGCACTATACCATGTTTCTGCTTTCCAAATTACTGATTTCTGCTTTCATCTTTATCAAtagatttatttttgattttgaaatgcttttttttttcaaatttcattaaaCCCAATCATGATATGAGTATCATAATCACATGTTATGCCCGGTTTGCATTTTCCTGCCTTGTTTTTGCAAATCTTGtgcacatttgttttatctgtatCTTTTGGACACTAGATTAgttgaaagttttgtttttgatctATAAGTAAGATTAATATTTCAGAGTCTACTTTGTTCTGGTAATCTTGCAACAGAACAGTTCCTGGTATTTCCTTAAGGGAAGTGTAAGGAAGATTATAGTGATTAGCAGATACAGCAATAAATTTGTGTCCAGGAAAACTTTACTCTTCTCTTTTGGGGTCCCTGCCATAAGGAAATACTTACTGCCCTTAGGGCAAACAGATAAAACTGGTAAGATCTCAGAGCGGCTCATAGAGAAACCATGTAGCTCACATGCTTTATGTTTGATGGCATAGCATTTTTCTCTGTGGTTGgcctttcccttctccctttccaTACAGCATTGCTTACAGGAAGGTTAGGATTTTAAGAGAGAATAattgaaaaaaagttttcaagCCATCCTTTTTCCAGAACTACCCTCCACAGTGTTCTGAATGTATACAGGGTCACTGTTCAAATGTTACTGCTTCTCCTGTGGTCTGCTCATAACAAGGACTTTTTCAGTCAAAGTAAAAAAATCCTTCCTTGGATTTTTCAGGAAGttttcacaattgcaaaaaacaaaacaaaacaacacaccacaacaaaacaaaagcaaaaaatccTATGCTTCCACCCAAGGTAAAAATTTTAGCTTTGGCTCCACTCTCAATACATTATTTAATCCATTGAAGGTGGCAAATATTTCTCACAGCCTGTTGGAGGGTGCAGCAGTTTATTACAAAAGTATGAaatgctttaatttaaaaaatatattttgccatTTAGGTAGATATCATCAAATAATCCAATTTGGAAACCAATATTCTTACTTCTTTTTCCAACAGTTGTTCCTGTCATCATAAAAAcatgttaaatttttcttatccTTTCAAAAAATCTCTGGAGCTTACCTCACCCTCTAGATACAGCCTCAACTCTCATTGCACCATGAAATCAGACTTCTTGAGATAGTTTCAGCTGGACTCTATCCTTCAACTGACAACCTAACACAAGTGTATTCATCTCTCGTTAACATTACTAGCAGTGAGTGACATTAGAAAGTTTTTGACACATGTCAGTCTTTATTGTGATGAACTCCACAGATACATTTGACATTGGTGTGcctcatttatttgttgaaactttttttctttgccttccataaagtttctttctcttctgtgtcATTCTACCTCTATGACTGCTCCTTTTCAAGTAAAACAGAATGCATCTCAGGATTATTTCAAAACAAGGTGAAGTACAGAGTTATACCTAAAATTGAGTATTTAAGTGATGGCATCAGAAAGGAAACCCATTTAGAATATGAAGGCATAGTCAGCCACCAGTTACTTTTGTAACCTGAAGCTAGTCTCCTTCCTACTCCGGACTGAATGTCGTGTGTGTAATGCAAGCGATCTGGCTTGATGATATACAACGACCGATAAAATTTTGCTGGGGATTCTGGAAGTAAAAAAAATTGCCTTTGACATTATGTCCCCATGCTAAGTCCCTGGGGACTTTGACATTATCCCCCACTGAGCAGTGGCGAGGAAGTTGGCATTTACTAATAAGCTATGAAAGGGCAGTGCCTTTTGACATTTCAGCTCCACCCATGGCACACCCACTCAAGGAACATATAAATGAAGAGATCCACTCAGTTCTCAGACAAGATTTTTCAAGCAAGATGAAGTCCATCGTCTTCTTTGTCCTTTCCCTGCTCCTTATCTTGGAGAAGCAAGCAGCTGTGATGGGACAAAAAGGTGAGTGGAGAGGGTAAGCCTTGGGAAAGCTACTCAGAAAGAATGGCCTCTAAGGGTATTCAGGGTGCAAACAGTAACCTGTTCAGGCACAGATTCTTCTCCTTGATGAGAATTGATTTTTCTCCACCCAACGCTGTAGGCTTTTGGCAATATCAGTAATTTGTTAGGAAAAGGTGGGTGGTAAGAGTTGCAAGAGAGCTTTGGAGGTAAtcaatgtatatatttctattattaattaCCAGGCGGATCAAAAGGCCAATTATCAAGTGGATTTTCCCGATTTCCACATAGACAAAGGAGCCAGCACTATTCTggacaaaaagacaaacaacatacTGAATCCAAAGGCAGTTTTCCTATTCAACACACATATCATGTAGACGCCAATGATCATGACCGGACCCGAAAAAGTCAGCAGTATGATTTGAATGCCCAACATAAAACGACAAAATCAGAACAACATCTAGGTAGAAGTCAAAGACTGCTCAGTTataaacaaaaaggcagagaccATGTTAAACCAAAACGTCATTTTCGTCTGATAGTTATACGTCATAAAGGAGGCCAAGTTCATCATGGGACACAAAATCCTTCTCAAGATCAGGGGAATAGCCCATCTGGAAAGGGAATATCCAGCCAATATTCAAACACAGAAGAAAGGCTACGGGTCCGTGGACTAAGTAAAGAACAAGCTTCAGCCTCTGGTGCACAAAAAGGTAGAACACAAGGTGGATCCCAAAGCAGTTATGTTCTCCAAACTGAAGAGCTAGTAGCTAACAAACAACAACGTGAGACTCAAAATTCTCTTCGAAATAAAGGGCATTACCAAAATGTGGTTGAAGTGAGAGAGGAACATTCAAGTAAACTACAAACTTCACTCCGTCCTGCACATCAACACAGACTCCAACATGGATCCAAAGACATTTTTACTACCCAAGATGAGCTCCTAGTATATAACAAGAATCAACACCAGACAAAAAATCTCAATCAAGATCAAGAGCATGGCCTGAAGGCACATAAAGCATCATACCAATCTTCAAGTACAGAAGAAAGACAATTTAACCATGGAGAAAAGAGTGTACAGAAAGATGTACCCAAAGGCAGCATTTCTATCCAaactgaagagaaaatatatgGCAAGTCTCAAAACCAGGTATCAATTCCTAGTCAAGATCAAGAGCATGgccataaggaaaataaaataNNNNNNNNNNccataaggaaaataaaatatcataccAATCTTCAAGTACAGAAGAAAGACAACTCAACTATGGAGGAAAGAGCATTCAGAAAGACATATCCCAAAGCAGTCTTTCTTTCCAAACTgaaaagctagtagaaggcaagTCTCAAATCCAGACACCAAATCCTAATCAAGATCAAAGGTCTGGCCAAAATGCAAAAGGAAATTCTGGTAAATCTGCAGATAGAGAACAAGACCTACTCAGTCATGAACAAGAAGGCAGATACCAACAGGAATCCAGTGGGGCACATAATACTGTAAATATAGAGCACGAAGTTGCCTATGATGATCTTTTGACACAACAGTATAATGAAGACAGAAATCCAATATCTACATAGCCCTATTGCTTAGAAACCACTTGAAAAGCTGGACCAATAGCTaggtaagttttcttttcttaccaaGTAGGGGAGGTGCCTGTCCCAAAGTTGGGGACTCTCGAGGAACATGGTAGGATTGATAACCATTGTTCACATCAATAGAAGTGCTGTATTACAAGTGGTGGGAAGATGAACACCATTTCCTGGTTGAGTAGAGGACCTGGTAGTGGCAGGGAAGGATGCTTGGGCTATCACTGGGTCCTAGAATTCCTATTCTTATTTGAGTAttcttcaataatatttttatacatgccTACCTGCTAAAAGTTTTTTGAACATGCACCgactatatatgcatatttatgagTTTATGGTATACTCTTGTCAATTCTTATACTTTAGATTAGTAAACCTCAAATTCTTTCTCATATAGTATGAAATATTACAgcagttaatattttctttctgcatgTACATGAATGTTTTTGCATCCCTGTTAGAGTTCATCTATGCTCCTTCAGAGACCACAAGCCCAAAGACTAGCAGTCCACTCTCTCCAAATATAGGAAAGATAGGAGTAGAAAGAAGGATTCCTGTTCAggttgtgaaaaaggaagtggaaAGGGAGGTGCAGGAGATGGTGAGAGATCTCAGGTGCTAATTGGACACTTGCAATGTcaggaaaggaaaattttaacCTGGATTGGGGAAATGGTTCTTCCATGCCCCTTTGCAATAAGTAACACTACCTGAAGAGAGGGTAAGCAGCAGAAGCAATGGTCCCAGCTGATAACTAGTGACCTGGTGTCCTAATGATCAGAGGGCTGGTACAGTTGGTGCTAAAGGGGACAGGGGTCCCAGCTCTCCCATCCTCACCCCCACTCTCCACTATCCTCACATATCTggttgtcttttctctctctaggTGTCACCTGACCTCAGTGAAGTCTTTGATGTTTCTGAGATGCAGACTCCCATGTGGTCTCAGATCCTTGGCCCTTGGATGACACCACCTTCAAATTTCCAATAAAGGGATCATTTTCTGCTTTATCTGCTTTTGGCTCCAGTGATCTCTGAATTCCTAGTAGTTCAAGGGGCTGAGGGCATTTCTGATAAAAATGGTTTTGGAAGAAAAGAACGGGATATTTTTGAAGTATTAGGGAAAATAGTAATCAAAGCCACATTTCTAGATGTATTGATAGAAATCCAACACTAAAAACAAGATGCTATTACTCTGCCAGGCACACATTTACCTCCTGATGCCAACTCTAAAGTCTCTCGTGACCTCTGTACTAATAGGACCCCAAAGATCTAACAGTCTCCcagaaacaacagagaaaatgtaTTGCAACAAGCCCTAGGAAAGTCCCTGATCTACTAGTGCCATGAGTATTCCCCAAGTCCACAGCAGCACATCCCTTCACTTAGCTTAAGAATTGTCCTACTCCTACAGCATACATTTAGATACAATTACACCAAAGAGTGGTATGTCAAGTCTCCACCACTTCAGCAAGAGTGAGTGGATTTAAAAATGTCATCTGTGGATGGAAAGACCAGAGGACCAGGCCAGAGTCTTGGGGCAGGTGGTGTGTTAATAATATAAATTCTACTCCTTTTATGCCCTTTCACCCTCTATTCTAAAGATGCTTCCAGAGAAAGCCAAACATCCAGGAGAAGAAGCCAGTAGAGAGGAATAAGAAAAATCACTAGCCTGGGAATAAGAGATCTGGATTCCTTTCTAGCTCTGTTTTAAGAACTAGTACATCTTTaattaaatcttttctttcctgCAAGTTTAAGTCCCACATCTGCACATGAAAAACTgtcccactccagcctgagtgacaggacgagactctgtttcaaagaaaaaagaatgtatctTTGTCTTTGTCATTGATATTTCCATTATAAATTGTTTAGGTGTGGATCTCTAAGAGTTTTTCTTAGTGTTCATTGAGATTTTTATACATGGAGATTTGTGTTTTAAAGCAAAATCAAATGTTTTTAGCCATTATATCTTCGAATATCcatctgcctctttctttctgtctcctctctTCTGGGATTCCCATTATGCACATGTTTTTCCATTAGATTGTATTACACAGGTCTCTGAagctctatttatttttgtttgttctgttctTTGTCGTTCCTCAGAGCGTGTAATCTCAATTGACCTATAATTACATTAGTTGTTCCTCTCTTCTGTCTATTCCTATCTGCCGGTAAGACCCTCTTATGAATTTCTATATCAGCAATTTTACTTTACAACCTCATCATTCATCATGAATTCTTTTTATGAGGTGAGactgatttttatactttctgtTAATCTTTTTGCCCACGATTTTGTTTGGTTCTTTGAGTATAATAGCTGATGTCTTTGACCACTAGGCCATTGTCTGGGATTCCTAAAGGatcatttctatttattgtttCCCCTCTTTTTTGTGTATGGGTGGtatttcatgtttctttaaacatctcataa includes:
- the LOC111533897 gene encoding LOW QUALITY PROTEIN: semenogelin-2-like (The sequence of the model RefSeq protein was modified relative to this genomic sequence to represent the inferred CDS: deleted 2 bases in 1 codon; substituted 2 bases at 2 genomic stop codons) — protein: MAHPLKEHINEEIHSVLRQDFSSKMKSIVFFVLSLLLILEKQAAVMGQKGGSKGQLSSGFSRFPHRQRSQHYSGQKDKQHTESKGSFPIQHTYHVDANDHDRTRKSQQYDLNAQHKTTKSEQHLGRSQRLLSYKQKGRDHVKPKRHFRLIVIRHKGGQVHHGTQNPSQDQGNSPSGKGISSQYSNTEERLRVRGLSKEQASASGAQKGRTQGGSQSSYVLQTEELVANKQQRETQNSLRNKGHYQNVVEVREEHSSKLQTSLRPAHQHRLQHGSKDIFTTQDELLVYNKNQHQTKNLNQDQEHGLKAHKASYQSSSTEERQFNHGEKSVQKDVPKGSISIQTEEKIYGKSQNQVSIPSQDQEHGXGKXNXXXXHKENKISYQSSSTEERQLNYGGKSIQKDISQSSLSFQTEKLVEGKSQIQTPNPNQDQRSGQNAKGNSGKSADREQDLLSHEQEGRYQQESSGAHNTVNIEHEVAYDDLLTQQYNEDRNPIST